ATACAATATTTATTTGGCTCCACTTATTTTAAAATTACTTACTCACCTGGTGTTCTGAGGCAGAACGGTTCCATTCTCCAAAAGATTTTTTTGCCAGCTCTCTGGCATCAGCAGCAGTAATATTACCCACAATAGTCAGGCAGGTATTTGAAGGTATAATATTTCTATTATAAAATGTTTTGATATCGTCTAAAGTTAAAGACTTAAGTGACGCCTCTGTAATGGTTTCAGGATAGTAACGGTCTCCGGCATTTACACTTGCAATCACTTTTGCCAATGCCTTTTTAAAAGTAGCCTGGTTTAAAACCGGTTCTTGTACTGATTTCGAGAATACGGTTAAAGCGTTAGCAAAACCAACATTGCTTGCAGCTATATGACCACCTTTATCTGTAAGGATTTTATTCAAAAGCTTGGCGGTCGGACCTGGGCCAGCAATGCAGAACCAAATGGAGCTGTATTCTCTTATTCCATTCCTTCATAAGTACGATTTCTTATTTTTCAGTGGTTAAACTTTCCTCCTGACAAATTTTTATGCCTTACCTTTGCTTAATCTGTATTAACCTACGCCATTCAAACGGCCTTAAAAACATGGCAGGAATTTATATCCATATCCCTTTTTGTAAACAAGCTTGTAATTATTGCGATTTCCACTTCAGTACCTCTCTGCAGCATGTAGATGAAATGACTGATGCAATCTGCAAAGAGATTATGCTGAAAAAAAACAGAATCTCTGATCAGCAGATCGGCAGTATATATTTTGGGGGTGGCACTCCATCCCTTTTACCGGAAAAGTCTCTGGCCAAAATATTTGATACATTAACCTCCGGTTTCTCTATAGCGGCAGATGCTGAAATTACTATAGAAACTAATCCTGATGATTTAGATGCAAAGAAAATCGCGCAATTGCGGCAGTTTCCTGTAAACCGTTTCAGTATCGGCGTGCAGTCTTTTTTCAATGAGGATCTGGTCTGGATGAACAGGGCACATAACTCCACTGAAGCAGAAACCTGTATCAAACGCAGCCAGGATGCCGGATTTGAAAACCTGAGTATAGATTTGATCTATGGCTTCCCTTTGCTGACTGATGAGAAATGGCTGAGTAATATCAGCAAAGCGATCGGTTTACAGGCGCCACATATTTCAGCTTATTCATTAACCGTAGAACCCAAAACGGCGTTGGCCGCAGCGATCAGAAAAGGCAGAGAAATACCTGTTAATGATGAACAAAGTGCTGCTCAGTTTATTACACTGACAGCGAAACTGGCTGCTGCTGGTTTTGATCACTACGAAATTTCAAACTACAGCCTGCCCGGCCGGCATGCGGTACATAATACCAATTACTGGAGAGGCATCCCCTATTTGGGCATAGGCCCGTCAGCACATGGATTTAACGGGAATGAAAGATATCTGAATATCGCCAATAATGCTAAATATATGCAGCAGCTTGCCTTAGGTAAACTGGCTGAAACTATCGAAGATCTGGATATTTATGACCGGTTTAACGAATATATAATGACTTCTCTGCGCACGATGTGGGGTACGGATCTGCAAAAAATAGGCGATGAATTCGGAAAGATATTTCTGGAAGATACGCTGAAAAATATAGTTCCTTTTGTACAGAGAAACTGGCTGAAAAATGAAAATGGCAAATTAACACTTACACCGGATGGTAAGTTATTTGCAGATTATATTGCTTCTGAACTGTTCCTTTTAGATGAACATCCGGAAGATTAATTCCTAAAAAAATGAAGAACAAAGTAGTTTGGATCACAGGAGCTTCATCGGGTATTGGCGAGGCCCTGGTATATGCGTATAACAATTCAGGAGCAAACCTGATTATTTCTGCCAGGAACAGAGATGAACTGTTCAGGGTTAA
This portion of the Pedobacter lusitanus genome encodes:
- a CDS encoding insulinase family protein, producing MNKILTDKGGHIAASNVGFANALTVFSKSVQEPVLNQATFKKALAKVIASVNAGDRYYPETITEASLKSLTLDDIKTFYNRNIIPSNTCLTIVGNITAADARELAKKSFGEWNRSASEHQVSK
- the hemW gene encoding radical SAM family heme chaperone HemW, with translation MAGIYIHIPFCKQACNYCDFHFSTSLQHVDEMTDAICKEIMLKKNRISDQQIGSIYFGGGTPSLLPEKSLAKIFDTLTSGFSIAADAEITIETNPDDLDAKKIAQLRQFPVNRFSIGVQSFFNEDLVWMNRAHNSTEAETCIKRSQDAGFENLSIDLIYGFPLLTDEKWLSNISKAIGLQAPHISAYSLTVEPKTALAAAIRKGREIPVNDEQSAAQFITLTAKLAAAGFDHYEISNYSLPGRHAVHNTNYWRGIPYLGIGPSAHGFNGNERYLNIANNAKYMQQLALGKLAETIEDLDIYDRFNEYIMTSLRTMWGTDLQKIGDEFGKIFLEDTLKNIVPFVQRNWLKNENGKLTLTPDGKLFADYIASELFLLDEHPED